In Perca fluviatilis chromosome 3, GENO_Pfluv_1.0, whole genome shotgun sequence, the following proteins share a genomic window:
- the slc1a2a gene encoding excitatory amino acid transporter 2a isoform X1, producing MQKQVEVRMDETQMEPIVDAPEGWCSSFCDKVMKNMVLTLTILGVFLGSIAGMLLRHVSPLPPDVIMIIAFPGEILMRMLKMLILPLVVSSLVTGLAGLDAKSSGRLGTRAMVYYMSTTVIAAVLGVILVLLIHPGNPKLKANLGHGKKNDEVSSVDAFFDLIRNLFPENLVQACFQQIQTVMTKVPVPTNRTKAPPQFTIKRSLQFKGGMNVLGLIGFFVAFGVIMGKMGERAKLMLEFFNVLNEIVMRLVGAIMWYSPFGIACLICGKIISIADLEVVARQLGMYMVTVIVGLIIHGGIFLPLIYFVIVRQNPFTFFMGIFQAWVTALGTASSAGTLPVTFRCLEENLGIDKRVTRFVLPVGATINMDGTALYEAVAAIFIAQMNGINLDWGQIITVSMTATLASVGAASIPSAGLVTMLLILTAVGLPTQDISLLVAVDWLLDRFRTSVNVVGDSYGAGIVYHLSKHELDSFDQQARMDELEMTKTQSFYENNSNQNVYTNHNSILIDGCKLDDLDNCLQVTMGKNGNTAGFSLVEEGPWKCE from the exons ATGCAGAAGCAAGTGGAGGTCAGGATGGATGAGACCCAAATGGAGCCCATAGTGGATGCTCCAGAGGGTTGGTGTAGCAGTTTTTGCGATAAAGTCATGAAGAACATGGTTCTCACTCTCACAATCCTGG GTGTGTTTCTGGGTTCCATTGCTGGAATGCTGCTGCGGCACGTATCGCCTCTCCCTCCGGATGTTATTATGATCATCGCCTTCCCTGGAGAGATCCTGATGAGGATGCTGAAGATGCTTATATTGCCTCTTGTTGTTTCCAGTCTGGTCACAG GACTAGCCGGTTTGGATGCCAAATCCAGCGGCCGCTTAGGCACCAGGGCCATGGTGTACTACATGTCGACGACGGTGATCGCAGCCGTCCTCGGAGTGATCCTGGTGCTGCTCATCCATCCCGGTAACCCCAAGCTGAAGGCTAATCTTGGACATGGAAAGAAGAACGACGAGGTGTCCAGCGTGGACGCTTTCTTCGATCTCATCCGAAATCTTTTCCCAGAGAACTTGGTGCAGGCCTGCTTTCAGCAG ATCCAAACAGTAATGACCAAAGTACCAGTGCCCACTAACAGAACTAAAGCACCTCCACAGTTCACAATTAAAAGGTCGCTTCAGTTCAAGGGTGGGATGAACGTCCTGG GTTTGATTGGATTCTTTGTCGCTTTTGGAGTTATTATGGGGAAAATGGGAGAAAGGGCCAAGCTGATGTTGGAGTTTTTCAATGTCCTGAATGAGATTGTTATGAGGCTTGTTGGCGCAATTATGTG GTACTCCCCTTTTGGTATTGCCTGCCTCATCTGTGGAAAGATCATCTCCATTGCAGACTTGGAGGTGGTTGCGAGGCAGCTGGGGATGTATATGGTCACTGTGATAGTGGGACTAATCATCCACGGAGGCATCTTCCTTCCGCTGATATATTTTGTGATAGTAAGACAAAACCCCTTCACGTTCTTCATGGGAATATTCCAAGCTTGGGTTACGGCACTTGGAACAGCGTCGAG TGCCGGTACCTTGCCTGTCACGTTCCGATGCTTAGAGGAGAACCTGGGCATCGACAAGAGAGTAACACGCTTTGTCCTCCCAGTGGGTGCCACCATCAACATGGACGGCACGGCGCTTTATGAGGCTGTGGCTGCCATCTTCATCGCTCAGATGAATGGGATCAACCTCGACTGGGGCCAGATTATTACTGTCAG TATGACAGCCACCCTGGCCAGTGTTGGAGCAGCGAGTATCCCCAGTGCTGGACTTGTGACCATGCTTCTGATCCTCACAGCGGTGGGTCTGCCCACTCAGGACATCAGCCTCCTGGTCGCTGTCGACTGGCTGCT GGATCGTTTCCGTACCTCGGTTAATGTGGTTGGCGACTCCTATGGAGCAGGTATCGTGTACCACCTTTCCAAGCACGAGCTGGACTCCTTCGACCAACAGGCCCGGATGGATGAACTTGAGATGACAAAGACACAATCCTTCTATGAAAATAACAGCAACCAGAATGTTTACACTAACCACAACTCAATCTTGATAGACGGCTGCAAG TTAGATGATCTCGACAATTGCTTACAGGTCACCATGGGCAAAAATGGCAACACTGCAGGGTTCTCTCTTGTTGAGGAGGGACCATGGAAATGCGAGTGA
- the slc1a2a gene encoding excitatory amino acid transporter 2a isoform X2 has translation MQKQVEVRMDETQMEPIVDAPEGWCSSFCDKVMKNMVLTLTILGVFLGSIAGMLLRHVSPLPPDVIMIIAFPGEILMRMLKMLILPLVVSSLVTGLAGLDAKSSGRLGTRAMVYYMSTTVIAAVLGVILVLLIHPGNPKLKANLGHGKKNDEVSSVDAFFDLIRNLFPENLVQACFQQIQTVMTKVPVPTNRTKAPPQFTIKRSLQFKGGMNVLGLIGFFVAFGVIMGKMGERAKLMLEFFNVLNEIVMRLVGAIMWYSPFGIACLICGKIISIADLEVVARQLGMYMVTVIVGLIIHGGIFLPLIYFVIVRQNPFTFFMGIFQAWVTALGTASSAGTLPVTFRCLEENLGIDKRVTRFVLPVGATINMDGTALYEAVAAIFIAQMNGINLDWGQIITVSMTATLASVGAASIPSAGLVTMLLILTAVGLPTQDISLLVAVDWLLDRFRTSVNVVGDSYGAGIVYHLSKHELDSFDQQARMDELEMTKTQSFYENNSNQNVYTNHNSILIDGCKVTMGKNGNTAGFSLVEEGPWKCE, from the exons ATGCAGAAGCAAGTGGAGGTCAGGATGGATGAGACCCAAATGGAGCCCATAGTGGATGCTCCAGAGGGTTGGTGTAGCAGTTTTTGCGATAAAGTCATGAAGAACATGGTTCTCACTCTCACAATCCTGG GTGTGTTTCTGGGTTCCATTGCTGGAATGCTGCTGCGGCACGTATCGCCTCTCCCTCCGGATGTTATTATGATCATCGCCTTCCCTGGAGAGATCCTGATGAGGATGCTGAAGATGCTTATATTGCCTCTTGTTGTTTCCAGTCTGGTCACAG GACTAGCCGGTTTGGATGCCAAATCCAGCGGCCGCTTAGGCACCAGGGCCATGGTGTACTACATGTCGACGACGGTGATCGCAGCCGTCCTCGGAGTGATCCTGGTGCTGCTCATCCATCCCGGTAACCCCAAGCTGAAGGCTAATCTTGGACATGGAAAGAAGAACGACGAGGTGTCCAGCGTGGACGCTTTCTTCGATCTCATCCGAAATCTTTTCCCAGAGAACTTGGTGCAGGCCTGCTTTCAGCAG ATCCAAACAGTAATGACCAAAGTACCAGTGCCCACTAACAGAACTAAAGCACCTCCACAGTTCACAATTAAAAGGTCGCTTCAGTTCAAGGGTGGGATGAACGTCCTGG GTTTGATTGGATTCTTTGTCGCTTTTGGAGTTATTATGGGGAAAATGGGAGAAAGGGCCAAGCTGATGTTGGAGTTTTTCAATGTCCTGAATGAGATTGTTATGAGGCTTGTTGGCGCAATTATGTG GTACTCCCCTTTTGGTATTGCCTGCCTCATCTGTGGAAAGATCATCTCCATTGCAGACTTGGAGGTGGTTGCGAGGCAGCTGGGGATGTATATGGTCACTGTGATAGTGGGACTAATCATCCACGGAGGCATCTTCCTTCCGCTGATATATTTTGTGATAGTAAGACAAAACCCCTTCACGTTCTTCATGGGAATATTCCAAGCTTGGGTTACGGCACTTGGAACAGCGTCGAG TGCCGGTACCTTGCCTGTCACGTTCCGATGCTTAGAGGAGAACCTGGGCATCGACAAGAGAGTAACACGCTTTGTCCTCCCAGTGGGTGCCACCATCAACATGGACGGCACGGCGCTTTATGAGGCTGTGGCTGCCATCTTCATCGCTCAGATGAATGGGATCAACCTCGACTGGGGCCAGATTATTACTGTCAG TATGACAGCCACCCTGGCCAGTGTTGGAGCAGCGAGTATCCCCAGTGCTGGACTTGTGACCATGCTTCTGATCCTCACAGCGGTGGGTCTGCCCACTCAGGACATCAGCCTCCTGGTCGCTGTCGACTGGCTGCT GGATCGTTTCCGTACCTCGGTTAATGTGGTTGGCGACTCCTATGGAGCAGGTATCGTGTACCACCTTTCCAAGCACGAGCTGGACTCCTTCGACCAACAGGCCCGGATGGATGAACTTGAGATGACAAAGACACAATCCTTCTATGAAAATAACAGCAACCAGAATGTTTACACTAACCACAACTCAATCTTGATAGACGGCTGCAAG GTCACCATGGGCAAAAATGGCAACACTGCAGGGTTCTCTCTTGTTGAGGAGGGACCATGGAAATGCGAGTGA